In one window of Corynebacterium mycetoides DNA:
- a CDS encoding phosphoadenylyl-sulfate reductase, whose translation MINLLTGPSGNFADPEVSPEGPRETAPLDPEIRARNEELVDKHARELYNAPADVILGWAHEYAPGPLVVTLSMENTVLAELAEKHLPDADFLFLDTEYHFPETLEVADQVERRYPSHKLVRAKAILSREQQDATYGPNLYRSNPTACCRMRKVEPLAVHMSPYVGWVTGLRRADGPTRAKAPALSLDATGRLKISPLVTWTLEDTDAFEERNNLIIHPLTRQGYPSIGCATCTLPVAEGDDPRAGRWAFSAKTECGLHE comes from the coding sequence ATGATTAACCTGCTTACAGGCCCCTCCGGCAATTTCGCGGATCCCGAGGTCAGCCCTGAAGGACCCCGCGAGACGGCGCCGCTGGATCCGGAGATCCGGGCGCGCAATGAAGAGCTCGTCGACAAGCATGCCCGCGAGCTTTACAACGCCCCCGCCGACGTCATCCTCGGCTGGGCCCATGAGTACGCCCCGGGTCCGCTCGTGGTCACCCTGTCGATGGAGAACACGGTGCTGGCGGAGCTGGCGGAAAAGCACCTGCCCGACGCGGACTTCCTCTTCCTGGACACCGAGTACCACTTCCCGGAGACCCTCGAGGTGGCCGACCAGGTGGAGCGCCGCTACCCCTCCCACAAGCTGGTGCGCGCGAAGGCAATCCTGTCGCGCGAGCAGCAGGACGCGACCTACGGGCCGAACCTGTACCGCTCCAACCCGACGGCGTGCTGCCGCATGCGCAAGGTGGAGCCGCTGGCGGTGCACATGAGCCCGTACGTGGGCTGGGTCACCGGCCTGCGGCGTGCCGACGGCCCGACCCGCGCGAAGGCGCCCGCCCTCTCGCTCGACGCGACGGGCCGGTTGAAGATTTCGCCGCTGGTGACGTGGACGCTGGAGGACACCGACGCCTTCGAGGAGCGCAACAACCTCATCATCCACCCGCTGACCAGGCAGGGTTACCCCTCCATCGGGTGCGCCACTTGCACGCTGCCGGTTGCGGAGGGCGACGACCCGCGGGCGGGCCGCTGGGCGTTTAGCGCCAAGACAGAATGCGGACTCCACGAATAA
- the arsB gene encoding ACR3 family arsenite efflux transporter has protein sequence MTQPSTLPRLSFLDRFLPVWILLAMGAGLAIGRFIPAVPGALGAMEVGGISLPIALGLLVMMYPPLAKVRYDKAGAIASDTRLMAVSLTLNWVVGPAVMFTLAWIFLPDQPELRTGLIIVGLARCIAMVLVWSDLACADREATAVLVAINSVFQVLMFGILGWFYLQVLPSWLGLDTASAQFSLTAIVGSVAVFLGVPLAAGALSRIIGEATRGRAWYENTFLPAVSPLALIGLLYTIVLLFSLQGDKIVAQPWTVARVGVPLLLYFIGMFAIALAASKATGMGYAQSASVSFTAAGNNFELAIAVSIGTFGATSAEALAGTIGPLIEIPVLVGLVYFMVWAGTKLFPSDPTLPPR, from the coding sequence GTGACGCAACCGAGCACTCTTCCCCGCCTGTCTTTCCTCGACAGGTTTCTCCCCGTGTGGATCCTGCTGGCCATGGGCGCCGGCCTGGCCATCGGCCGATTCATCCCCGCCGTCCCCGGCGCCCTCGGCGCGATGGAGGTCGGGGGAATTTCCCTGCCCATCGCACTCGGTCTGCTGGTAATGATGTACCCGCCGCTGGCCAAAGTCCGCTACGACAAAGCCGGCGCGATCGCCTCCGACACACGGTTAATGGCGGTGTCTCTCACCCTGAACTGGGTCGTCGGCCCGGCCGTGATGTTCACCCTGGCGTGGATCTTCCTGCCGGATCAGCCCGAGTTGCGCACCGGCCTCATCATCGTCGGCCTGGCGCGCTGCATCGCGATGGTCCTAGTGTGGTCGGATCTCGCCTGCGCCGACCGCGAGGCCACCGCAGTGCTCGTGGCCATCAACTCCGTGTTCCAGGTCCTCATGTTCGGAATCCTGGGGTGGTTCTACCTGCAGGTCCTCCCCTCCTGGCTGGGGCTTGACACCGCATCCGCGCAGTTTTCCCTGACCGCCATCGTCGGCTCCGTCGCCGTCTTCTTGGGCGTCCCGCTTGCCGCCGGGGCGCTCTCCCGCATCATCGGCGAGGCGACGCGCGGCCGGGCGTGGTACGAAAACACGTTCCTGCCCGCGGTGTCGCCGCTGGCGCTCATCGGACTGCTCTACACCATCGTCCTGCTGTTCTCGCTGCAGGGAGACAAGATCGTCGCCCAGCCGTGGACGGTCGCGCGAGTCGGCGTGCCCCTGCTGCTCTACTTCATCGGCATGTTCGCCATCGCGCTCGCCGCGTCCAAGGCAACCGGGATGGGCTACGCCCAGTCGGCCTCGGTGAGCTTCACCGCGGCGGGCAACAACTTCGAGCTCGCCATCGCCGTGTCCATCGGCACCTTCGGCGCGACCTCCGCCGAGGCCCTGGCGGGCACGATCGGACCGCTGATCGAGATCCCGGTTCTCGTCGGACTCGTATATTTCATGGTGTGGGCCGGCACGAAACTCTTCCCCTCCGACCCCACTCTTCCCCCGCGCTGA
- the cysD gene encoding sulfate adenylyltransferase subunit CysD produces MNNTTTNAAGGISPHLKDLENESIHILREVAGQFDKVGLLFSGGKDSCVVLELARRAFAPAAMPIELLHVDTGHNFPEVIQFRDEIVAEYGVRLRVAEVQDWIDRGDLVERPDGTRNPLQTVPLVETIAEVGYDAVLGGARRDEERARAKERVFSIRDTFGGWDPRRQRPELWDLYNGEKLPGENVRVFPISNWTEADVWEYIGARGIRLPEIYFAHEREVFNRDGMWLTAGEWGGPREGETLEVRQVRYRTVGDMSCTGAVDSDATTIDAVLAEIANSTLTERGATRADDRLSESSMEDRKKEGYF; encoded by the coding sequence ATGAATAACACGACGACGAATGCGGCGGGCGGCATTTCGCCCCACCTCAAGGACTTGGAGAACGAGTCCATCCATATCCTGCGCGAGGTGGCGGGACAGTTTGACAAGGTCGGGCTTCTGTTTTCCGGCGGCAAGGACTCCTGCGTGGTCCTCGAGCTGGCGCGCCGCGCGTTCGCGCCGGCCGCGATGCCGATCGAGCTGTTGCACGTGGACACCGGGCACAACTTCCCGGAGGTGATCCAGTTCCGCGACGAGATCGTGGCCGAGTACGGCGTGCGCCTGCGGGTGGCCGAGGTCCAGGACTGGATCGACCGCGGCGACCTCGTGGAGCGCCCCGACGGCACCCGCAACCCGTTGCAGACGGTGCCGCTGGTGGAGACCATCGCCGAGGTGGGCTACGACGCCGTGCTCGGCGGCGCGCGCCGCGACGAAGAGCGCGCCCGCGCCAAGGAGCGCGTCTTTTCCATCCGCGACACCTTCGGTGGCTGGGATCCGCGCCGCCAGCGCCCCGAGCTGTGGGACCTCTACAACGGCGAGAAGCTGCCCGGCGAGAATGTGCGCGTGTTCCCCATCTCCAACTGGACGGAGGCCGACGTGTGGGAGTACATCGGCGCCCGCGGCATCCGCCTGCCGGAGATCTACTTCGCGCACGAGCGCGAGGTGTTCAACCGCGACGGCATGTGGCTGACGGCCGGTGAGTGGGGCGGGCCGCGCGAGGGCGAAACGCTCGAGGTGCGCCAGGTGCGCTACCGCACGGTGGGCGACATGTCGTGCACCGGCGCCGTCGACTCCGACGCGACGACGATCGACGCCGTCCTGGCGGAGATCGCCAACTCCACACTCACCGAGCGTGGCGCGACCCGCGCAGACGACCGACTCAGCGAGTCCTCCATGGAAGACCGCAAGAAAGAGGGCTACTTCTGA
- a CDS encoding sulfate adenylyltransferase subunit 1, whose translation MSAPVTDILSQRQTLRLCTAGSVDDGKSTFVGRLLHDTKSVLADQLASVERTSADRGFDGLDLSLLVDGLRAEREQGITIDVAYRYFATDKRTFILADTPGHVQYTRNTVTGMSTSQVVVLLVDARNGVVEQTVRHLTVAALLGVKTVILGVNKIDLVDYSEETFTAIRDTFEAKAAELGIEDPHVVPISALKGDNVVERSTHMDWYTGPTVLELLEEIPVNSGRALELDFRFNIQYVLREHASDYRAYAGRVNAGEIRVGDTVTAGGRTTTVTHIDTADGELDSARAGDSVALRLADEIDLVRGDLISAGTTPEPVREFRATVVGLTDKSVGAGQAVKVRYGTALERGRVVGVDKLIDIDSSANDIDQAESFGLNDIAHVTIQVARELPVQEYAARGAMGNFLLVDQASGSTLAAGLVGTRLR comes from the coding sequence ATGAGCGCTCCTGTCACTGACATCCTCTCCCAGCGCCAGACGCTGCGCCTGTGCACCGCCGGCTCCGTCGATGACGGCAAGTCCACCTTCGTGGGCCGCCTCCTGCACGACACCAAGAGCGTGCTGGCGGACCAGCTCGCCTCCGTCGAGCGCACCTCCGCCGACCGTGGTTTCGACGGCCTCGACCTTTCCTTGCTTGTCGACGGCCTGCGCGCCGAGCGCGAGCAGGGCATCACCATCGACGTGGCCTACCGCTACTTCGCCACCGACAAGCGCACCTTCATACTGGCCGACACCCCGGGCCACGTGCAGTACACCCGCAACACGGTCACCGGGATGTCCACCTCCCAGGTGGTGGTGCTGCTGGTCGACGCCCGCAACGGCGTCGTCGAGCAGACAGTGCGCCACCTCACCGTCGCCGCGCTGCTGGGCGTGAAAACCGTGATCCTCGGCGTGAACAAGATCGACCTGGTCGACTACTCGGAAGAGACCTTCACCGCGATCCGCGACACGTTCGAGGCAAAGGCCGCCGAGCTGGGGATCGAGGACCCGCACGTCGTGCCCATTTCCGCCCTCAAGGGCGACAACGTGGTCGAGCGCTCCACCCACATGGACTGGTACACCGGCCCGACCGTGCTGGAGCTGCTGGAGGAGATCCCGGTGAACTCGGGACGCGCCCTCGAGCTGGACTTCCGCTTCAACATCCAGTACGTGCTGCGCGAGCACGCTAGCGACTACCGCGCCTACGCGGGCCGGGTCAACGCCGGCGAGATCCGCGTCGGCGACACCGTCACGGCGGGCGGGCGCACCACGACGGTGACCCACATCGACACCGCCGACGGGGAGCTGGATTCCGCCCGCGCGGGGGATTCCGTCGCGCTGCGGTTGGCGGACGAGATCGACCTCGTGCGCGGCGACCTCATCTCCGCCGGCACCACCCCGGAGCCGGTGCGCGAGTTCCGCGCCACCGTGGTGGGCCTGACGGACAAGTCTGTCGGTGCTGGCCAGGCCGTCAAGGTCCGCTACGGCACGGCCCTGGAGAGGGGGCGTGTGGTGGGCGTCGACAAGCTCATTGACATCGATTCGAGCGCGAATGACATCGACCAGGCCGAGTCCTTCGGCCTCAACGACATCGCGCACGTGACCATCCAGGTCGCGCGCGAGCTGCCCGTCCAGGAGTACGCCGCGCGCGGCGCCATGGGCAACTTCCTGCTCGTCGACCAGGCAAGCGGCTCCACCCTCGCCGCGGGTCTCGTGGGAACCCGGCTGAGGTAG
- a CDS encoding arsenate-mycothiol transferase ArsC: MTHTPSVLFVCVSNGGKSQMAAALARKRAGDRLEVHSAGTAPGTTLNAESVEAIAEAGADMSGGRPTAVDPELLRRVDRTIILGTDAQLELPADARGTLERWETDEPSLRGIGGMERMRLLRDDIDARVATLVDELTQK, from the coding sequence ATGACCCACACCCCGTCCGTCCTCTTCGTCTGCGTCAGCAACGGCGGAAAATCCCAGATGGCCGCGGCACTCGCGCGCAAGCGCGCGGGCGACCGCCTCGAGGTGCACTCCGCAGGCACCGCCCCGGGCACGACGCTCAACGCCGAATCCGTCGAGGCCATCGCCGAGGCGGGCGCCGACATGTCCGGCGGCCGCCCCACCGCCGTCGACCCCGAGCTGCTGCGCCGGGTGGACCGCACCATCATCCTCGGCACCGACGCCCAGCTCGAGCTGCCCGCCGACGCCCGCGGCACCCTCGAACGCTGGGAGACCGACGAGCCTTCGCTGCGCGGCATCGGGGGCATGGAGCGCATGCGACTGCTTCGCGACGACATCGACGCCCGGGTCGCCACGCTCGTAGATGAGCTGACCCAGAAGTAA
- a CDS encoding sulfite exporter TauE/SafE family protein — protein MNNLTTLILIAVAGLAAQLVDGGLGMGFGVTSTTILVMLAGLGPAQASAVVHTAELGTTFVSGLSHWRFGNVDWKVVAAIGIPGSIGAFAGATVLSNLSTEVAKPIMALILALIGANLMLRFSRGLTQRRSTSKPHSRGFLGGLGLFGGFVDATGGGGWGPVTTSTLLAAGRSEPRRIVGTVNTAEFFVTFAATAGFLISMWQDLVANLAAVVALLIGGVIAAPLAAWLVTRLNPILLGGFVGTLIVALNLPTVLKAIGLDDNLWVVRVLVIAIGAVLCYRGAVKARANSRAASEREQLKEDLGAAEGAENHARSR, from the coding sequence ATGAACAACCTCACTACGCTGATTCTCATCGCTGTGGCTGGGCTGGCGGCCCAGCTTGTCGACGGCGGCCTCGGCATGGGGTTCGGCGTCACCTCCACCACCATTTTGGTTATGCTCGCCGGCCTCGGGCCGGCGCAGGCCTCGGCCGTCGTGCACACCGCTGAGCTGGGCACCACTTTCGTCTCCGGCCTCTCGCACTGGCGATTCGGCAACGTCGACTGGAAGGTCGTTGCCGCCATCGGCATCCCGGGCTCCATCGGCGCCTTTGCGGGCGCCACCGTGTTGTCCAACCTGTCCACCGAGGTGGCCAAGCCGATCATGGCGCTGATTCTCGCGCTCATCGGCGCGAACCTGATGCTGCGTTTCTCCCGCGGGCTGACGCAGCGCAGGTCGACCTCAAAGCCCCACTCCCGCGGTTTCCTGGGCGGGCTCGGCTTGTTCGGCGGGTTCGTCGACGCCACCGGCGGCGGCGGGTGGGGCCCTGTTACCACCTCCACGCTGCTGGCGGCAGGGCGCTCCGAGCCGCGCCGCATTGTGGGCACCGTCAACACGGCGGAGTTCTTTGTCACCTTCGCGGCCACGGCGGGCTTCCTCATCAGTATGTGGCAGGATCTGGTGGCCAACCTCGCCGCGGTTGTCGCACTCCTCATCGGCGGCGTCATCGCGGCCCCGCTCGCGGCGTGGCTGGTCACCCGCCTCAACCCGATCCTCCTCGGCGGGTTCGTGGGCACGCTCATCGTGGCGCTCAACTTGCCGACGGTGCTCAAGGCCATCGGCCTGGACGACAACCTGTGGGTCGTGCGCGTGCTCGTGATCGCGATCGGCGCGGTGCTGTGCTACCGCGGCGCCGTCAAAGCCCGGGCCAACTCGCGTGCCGCGTCAGAAAGGGAGCAGCTGAAAGAAGACCTCGGCGCGGCAGAAGGCGCGGAAAACCACGCTCGATCCCGCTAA
- a CDS encoding type 1 glutamine amidotransferase domain-containing protein has translation MADLAGKKIAIISTDRFEDSELTSPKEAVEAAGATTDVISTESGEIEGKNGTKVPVSLTTAEAKAEDYDALILPGGTGNADTIRTDDEAVRLVKEFRDADKPVGVICHGGWILTEADVIKNVKLTSYKSLKTDLSNAGANWVDEEVVVDGGFISSRTPEDLPAFNKAIVTEFAK, from the coding sequence ATGGCTGACCTCGCAGGAAAGAAAATCGCTATTATCTCCACCGACCGGTTCGAGGATTCGGAGCTGACCTCCCCGAAGGAGGCCGTGGAAGCGGCCGGCGCCACCACGGACGTGATTTCCACGGAGTCCGGGGAAATCGAGGGCAAGAACGGCACGAAGGTCCCGGTTAGCCTCACCACCGCCGAGGCGAAGGCCGAGGATTACGACGCCCTTATCCTGCCGGGCGGCACCGGCAACGCCGACACCATCCGCACCGACGATGAGGCCGTGCGGTTGGTCAAGGAGTTCCGTGACGCGGATAAGCCGGTCGGTGTTATCTGCCACGGCGGATGGATTCTCACCGAGGCAGACGTCATTAAGAACGTTAAGCTCACCTCCTACAAGTCCCTCAAGACGGACCTGAGCAACGCCGGCGCCAATTGGGTGGACGAGGAAGTCGTCGTTGACGGCGGCTTCATCTCCTCGCGCACCCCGGAGGATCTGCCTGCCTTCAACAAGGCGATCGTGACGGAGTTCGCGAAGTAG
- a CDS encoding alpha/beta hydrolase family protein, whose product MFRFKWILAAIGAVVVALGGVVAPAGAQEVPNGSSLLVGSSTAHGLDAYAMGDYVPPVEELNSAFGCAEPTADPAATKTVVLVSGVAADIFQTFGSNFIPQLTEQGFDVCWVQPPHSGRGDLTQTALYVAQGIKLAQARLGRDVSVIGHSAGTPAAMWAMRYDASAAALVDDFISLAGAVRGTTLIEPVCEVVVTCPVIAWQMHPRSKFLQALNAAPLPENIDATSIFSKTDPGIQPAHLASSILGGTNIPVQDVCPNQYAGHITLLLNNTAYQLAFDALNNDGPANPARIAPADCGRLLAPHTNLLNLVSVLHAAPEYLAALGEPRYLSEPELPSYARGDVVDPHEHGGIAEGSSARLAEASSTVGSGLVGSSTTTLGSSF is encoded by the coding sequence GTGTTCAGATTTAAGTGGATTCTCGCCGCTATAGGCGCCGTGGTGGTGGCCCTCGGCGGGGTGGTGGCCCCCGCCGGAGCGCAGGAAGTGCCAAACGGAAGCTCTCTCCTCGTCGGTTCGTCGACGGCGCACGGATTGGACGCCTACGCCATGGGCGACTATGTCCCACCGGTTGAGGAGCTTAACTCCGCGTTCGGCTGCGCCGAGCCCACGGCGGATCCCGCCGCAACGAAGACCGTCGTGCTCGTCTCCGGGGTCGCCGCCGACATCTTCCAAACGTTCGGTTCCAACTTCATCCCGCAGCTCACCGAGCAGGGCTTCGACGTGTGCTGGGTGCAGCCTCCGCACAGTGGCCGGGGTGACCTCACTCAGACCGCGCTGTACGTCGCCCAGGGCATCAAGCTCGCCCAGGCACGCCTCGGACGAGACGTCAGCGTCATCGGGCATAGCGCGGGCACGCCCGCCGCGATGTGGGCCATGCGTTACGACGCCAGCGCCGCGGCCCTGGTGGACGATTTCATCTCACTCGCCGGCGCCGTGCGCGGCACGACGTTGATTGAGCCGGTGTGCGAAGTGGTGGTTACTTGTCCCGTCATCGCCTGGCAGATGCACCCGCGTTCGAAGTTCCTGCAGGCGCTCAACGCAGCTCCCCTGCCGGAGAACATCGATGCCACCAGCATCTTCAGCAAAACCGATCCGGGCATCCAGCCGGCTCACTTGGCCAGTTCCATCCTCGGCGGCACGAACATTCCGGTCCAGGACGTCTGCCCCAACCAGTACGCGGGCCACATCACCCTGCTGCTCAACAACACCGCCTACCAGCTGGCGTTCGACGCCTTGAACAACGATGGCCCGGCGAACCCGGCGCGTATCGCGCCGGCGGACTGCGGGCGCCTCCTCGCTCCGCATACCAACCTGCTCAACCTGGTTTCGGTGCTTCACGCGGCACCGGAGTACTTGGCGGCACTGGGCGAGCCTCGCTACCTCTCCGAGCCCGAGCTGCCGAGCTACGCGCGGGGCGATGTCGTTGACCCGCATGAACACGGCGGCATCGCGGAAGGCTCCAGCGCTCGCCTCGCCGAGGCGTCCAGCACCGTGGGCAGTGGTCTGGTGGGCAGCTCCACGACCACCCTCGGTTCCTCGTTCTAG
- a CDS encoding lipoate--protein ligase family protein, with protein MNKHHFALKVTGGKLVVADITDDGDTITAATISGDFFLEPEEAYDAINNALVGASVSDVTDILEERVERALADIDGVDLHGFSPRDVAVVTRRALVDAKDITDYEWTVIHSPVLPTPLNVALDEYLLEEVRAGRKGPMLRFWEWEDRAVVFGSYQSYRNELDPEGVQRHGIVPVRRISGGGAMFMEGGNCVTYSLYMPDDIVRGLSYVDSYQYLDAWVLAGLKQLGVNAWYVPINDITSDGGKIGGAAQKRVPGAVLHHTTMSYDIDADKMAEVLRPAKVKLADRGVRSAKKRVDPLRRQTGVSRSEVIETLISTFMSRYPATRGELTDADLAAGQELVDAKFSSDEWTRRIS; from the coding sequence ATGAACAAGCACCACTTTGCACTCAAGGTCACCGGCGGCAAACTCGTCGTGGCCGACATCACCGACGACGGCGACACAATCACCGCCGCCACCATCTCGGGGGACTTCTTCCTCGAGCCGGAGGAAGCGTACGACGCCATCAACAACGCGCTGGTCGGTGCGAGCGTCAGCGACGTCACCGACATCCTCGAGGAGCGCGTGGAACGGGCACTCGCCGACATCGACGGGGTCGACCTCCACGGGTTCTCCCCGCGCGACGTTGCGGTGGTCACGCGCCGCGCGCTTGTCGACGCCAAGGACATCACCGATTACGAATGGACTGTAATCCACTCCCCCGTGCTGCCCACCCCGCTGAACGTGGCGCTCGACGAGTACCTGCTCGAGGAGGTCCGCGCCGGCCGCAAGGGCCCCATGCTGCGGTTTTGGGAGTGGGAGGACAGGGCCGTGGTGTTCGGCTCGTACCAGTCCTACCGCAACGAACTCGACCCGGAGGGGGTGCAGCGCCACGGCATCGTCCCGGTGCGGCGCATCTCCGGCGGCGGGGCGATGTTTATGGAGGGCGGCAACTGCGTGACGTACTCGCTCTACATGCCCGACGACATTGTGCGGGGGCTCAGTTACGTCGATTCGTACCAGTACCTCGACGCGTGGGTCCTCGCCGGGTTGAAGCAGCTCGGCGTCAACGCGTGGTACGTGCCCATCAACGACATCACCTCCGACGGCGGCAAGATCGGCGGCGCCGCGCAGAAGCGCGTCCCGGGCGCCGTGTTGCACCACACCACGATGAGCTACGACATCGACGCCGACAAGATGGCGGAGGTGCTGCGCCCGGCCAAGGTCAAGCTGGCCGACAGGGGGGTGCGGTCCGCCAAGAAGCGCGTCGACCCGCTGCGCCGGCAGACCGGCGTCTCGCGCTCGGAGGTGATCGAGACGCTGATCTCCACGTTCATGTCCCGCTACCCCGCCACGCGCGGCGAGCTTACCGACGCCGACCTCGCCGCGGGCCAGGAGCTGGTGGACGCGAAGTTCTCCAGCGATGAGTGGACCCGACGCATCTCGTAG
- a CDS encoding endonuclease — translation MTLTFAEEAGIELDNAAGPLFQLLTLCMLQAKPITSSVAVAAARGLFAAGLTSPRAMVDTPSSTFIQVFGRAGYARYDVSTTARLKAMSEQLMRDYDGDLRALRAGAPSSLQLFDGVGPACARMFAREAQGVWPELAPVFDAKALQGARILGLPEDPRELAAVSDDLPRFAARLVRAALKR, via the coding sequence GTGACACTGACTTTCGCCGAGGAGGCGGGCATCGAGCTCGACAACGCCGCCGGCCCGTTGTTCCAGCTGCTCACCCTGTGCATGCTGCAGGCGAAGCCGATCACCTCGTCCGTCGCCGTGGCCGCCGCGCGCGGGTTGTTTGCCGCGGGCTTGACCTCCCCGCGCGCCATGGTGGACACGCCGAGCTCCACCTTCATCCAGGTTTTCGGCCGGGCGGGCTATGCGCGTTACGACGTCTCCACGACCGCGCGCCTGAAAGCCATGAGCGAGCAACTGATGCGGGACTACGACGGGGACCTGCGCGCTCTGCGCGCCGGCGCGCCGTCGTCACTGCAGCTTTTCGACGGGGTGGGCCCAGCGTGCGCGCGCATGTTCGCGCGCGAGGCGCAGGGGGTGTGGCCGGAGCTGGCGCCGGTGTTTGACGCGAAGGCGCTGCAGGGCGCTCGGATCCTCGGCCTGCCGGAGGACCCGCGCGAGCTGGCGGCCGTGAGCGACGACCTGCCGCGCTTCGCGGCGCGGTTGGTCAGGGCCGCCCTGAAGCGGTAG
- a CDS encoding sirohydrochlorin chelatase, with protein sequence MHALITLSHGSRHDCAQRGVERLTAAAAISLGVDAVDAHLEFTSPDLTGAARAAADAGYTSAVVVPLLFTRAFHATKDVPAAFAAAREATGLDLVLADGLGQGADVVDVLAHRLLLDAPSGAPVILYPVGTSNAAAAAATVALGEELARVSGHEVTVVPATGTGDLIGNSGITAAARSRERMHLLPLFVTDGLLLDRVTGALGHIQDATGATFTHSAPLTTDLSDIVASRYREALHRNTGRHET encoded by the coding sequence GTGCACGCCCTGATCACGCTGTCGCACGGTTCGCGGCACGACTGCGCCCAGCGCGGGGTCGAACGCTTAACGGCGGCGGCGGCGATCTCCCTCGGGGTGGACGCGGTTGATGCACACCTCGAGTTCACGTCCCCGGATCTGACCGGGGCGGCCCGCGCCGCTGCCGACGCCGGGTACACCAGCGCGGTCGTCGTGCCGCTGCTTTTTACCCGCGCCTTCCACGCAACCAAGGACGTCCCCGCGGCGTTCGCGGCGGCGCGCGAGGCCACGGGGCTCGACCTCGTGCTCGCCGACGGCCTCGGCCAGGGCGCGGACGTGGTGGACGTGCTCGCCCACCGCCTGCTTCTCGACGCCCCCTCCGGCGCACCCGTCATCCTTTACCCCGTGGGCACCTCCAACGCAGCCGCCGCCGCGGCCACCGTGGCGCTGGGGGAGGAGCTCGCGCGCGTCAGCGGACACGAGGTCACGGTGGTCCCCGCCACGGGCACCGGCGATCTGATCGGCAACAGCGGCATCACAGCGGCCGCGCGGTCGCGGGAGCGAATGCACCTGCTGCCGCTGTTCGTCACGGACGGACTCCTGCTCGACCGCGTCACCGGCGCCCTGGGCCACATCCAGGACGCGACGGGCGCGACCTTTACCCACTCGGCACCTCTGACCACAGATCTGTCGGACATCGTCGCCTCGCGCTACCGCGAGGCCCTGCACCGAAACACCGGAAGGCACGAGACCTAA